The sequence below is a genomic window from Actinokineospora baliensis.
CCCGCCCCCTCACGCCCTCGCCGTCACCCACACGAGCGAATCTCAAGGCGCTGACCTCGCCAGACGCATCACCGCCACCAGGCACGCCAAGCCACGCGCCGCCCCGCCCCGAACACCCCCAAACACGGAAAGGCGGCCATGCCCCGAAGACCCACGCGGCCCTCGCGCGCCCCGCGCTCAGGCCCGGCTGATCTCCCGCAGCAGGCTCACCGCCGCGGGCTCGCCTGCGGGCAGGCGCTGGACGCGGACCTCTGGGGTCGCGTCCGGGCCGAGGTCCGGGTCGACGCCGAGGCGGTCTTTGATCAGGAGGCGGGCGTCGGCGGCGCGTTCGGCGAGGCCGGTTTCGCGTTCGGTGAGGACGACGGCCACCGAGGGGCCGAGGACGGCGACGCTCTCGCCGCCGTCGAAGACGGCGCGCAGGACGTCGCCGACCAGGACCATGGCCATGAGGCGGGACCAGCCGCTGACCTTGGACAGGTCCAGGGTGGCGACCAGCAGCACGTAGCGGTCGGCGGGGCAGGTGCCCTTGCGGCGGCACTCCGCGTAGATCTCGCCGAGGCGCACGCGCAGGTAGTCGGCGTTGGCCTGGCCGGAGAGGGTGTCGGTTATGTCGCCCGCGTGTAGCCGACTCAGCGCGGCGTCGGCCCAGGCGAGCGCGGTGGAGCGCAGCAGGGCCGCCGGGGTGGTGTCCGGGTCGGGGCGGACGTCTTCGGTGGGGGACTCGAGGACGGCGTGCAGCGCGGCGAGGTCCGCGAGGGTCTCGTCGAGGTCCGCGCCCGCGAACGCCCTGGCGCGCGCCAGGTCACCGAGGGCGGACAGGAGGTCACCGCCCGCGAGGACCGCGTTGCACACCTCGTCGACCTCGGGGGCGCCCCAGTCGCTGGGGAAGCGCCAGCCCGCCCGCGTGCTGGCCGCGCGCCACCGGGCGCGCAGCTCCGGCAGCGCGGAGTCAGTACCTTGAGCATCGTCGCGGCGCCACCGCGACCCCGCTTCTTGTACCGCCACAGCTTTGAGTCCCTTCGCCGGTTCCCGAAGGAGGTGACGTGGTTCGGGTGCGGTTGTGACGCGAAACGGGTGAATCGATGGTGCGAAAAACAATCTCGCCCGCCCGAGTGATGCGTGACGTTGCGGTGAGCTTCAGTCACACTTGGTCGCGACGCGGGAGTGGCAGAGGTCGAGGGGAGCACAGTGCCGACGGTTCCGGCCGAGTTCGACGGCCCGAGTGACGCCGAGCTGATCGAAGCGGTGCGGGCCGGGAACCCCGCGGCCTACGGTTCGCTCTACCAGCGGCACGTGGGTGCCGCGCGCAATCTTGCCCGGCAACTGGGCCGCTCGCAGGCTGAAGCCGACGACCTCGTGTCGGAGGCGTTCGCGAAGGTCCTGGAGACGCTGCGGCAGGGCCGCGGCCCTGATTCGGCGTTCCGGGCGTACCTGCTCACGGCGCTGCGGCACACCGCCTACGACAAGACCCGCCGCGACCGGAAGATCGAGTACAGCGACGACGTGTCCCAGGTGAGCGGCATCAACCTGGACTCGGTGTCCGTGCCGTTCTCCGACACCGCGGTCGCCGGGCTCGAGCGCTCCATGGCCGCCCGCGCGTTCAAGAAGCTGCCGGAGCGCTGGCAGGCGGTGCTGTGGCACACCGAGATCGAGGGCCAGTCGCCCGCCGAGGTCGCACCGCTGCTCGGGCTCAGCCCCAACGGCGTGTCCGCGCTGGCCTACCGCGCCCGGGAGGGCCTCAAGCAGGCCTACCTGCAGGTCCACCTCGCCGAGAGCGCCGACCAGCGCTGCCGCGCCACCGCCGAGCGGTTGGGCGCCTGGGTCCGCGGTGGCCTGTCGAAGCGGGAGAAGGCCCAGGTCGAGGCGCACCTGGACGAGTGCGACCGGTGCCGTGCGCTGGCCGCCGAGCTGGCGGACGTCAACAGCGGCCTGCGCCTGTTCATCGCACCGCTGGTGCTCGGCCCGATGGCTGTGGCCGGGTACCTGGGCGCCGCCAAGACCACCGCGGCGGTCACCGCCGGTGTGGCCGCGGGTGCCAGCGGGGGCGGCATCTTGAGCGCGATCACCGGCGCCCCTAGGCAGGCCATGACGGTCGCGGTCTCGGGTGCGGCGTTGGTGGCCGCGGTGGTCGTAGGCCTGGCTGCCACGCCGGGCCCACAGCAGGTCCCGGCGGCCGCAGCGGCGACGAACTCGCCGACCACGGCTCCGCGCCCCACCAGCCCAGCGCCACAGGTACCGCCATCGCCGACGCCCCCTGAACCGGCGACCACAACGCCTGAGCCCACTACGCCCGAACCGACGACCACCGAGCCAACAACCACCGCGCCCACTACGACAACGGCACCGACTACGACAACGGAGCCACCCCCCACCACGACGACGACAGAGCCGCCCCCACCGACGCGCCCCAACCTGACGGCGTCAG
It includes:
- a CDS encoding GGDEF domain-containing protein, translated to MAVQEAGSRWRRDDAQGTDSALPELRARWRAASTRAGWRFPSDWGAPEVDEVCNAVLAGGDLLSALGDLARARAFAGADLDETLADLAALHAVLESPTEDVRPDPDTTPAALLRSTALAWADAALSRLHAGDITDTLSGQANADYLRVRLGEIYAECRRKGTCPADRYVLLVATLDLSKVSGWSRLMAMVLVGDVLRAVFDGGESVAVLGPSVAVVLTERETGLAERAADARLLIKDRLGVDPDLGPDATPEVRVQRLPAGEPAAVSLLREISRA
- a CDS encoding sigma-70 family RNA polymerase sigma factor; this encodes MPTVPAEFDGPSDAELIEAVRAGNPAAYGSLYQRHVGAARNLARQLGRSQAEADDLVSEAFAKVLETLRQGRGPDSAFRAYLLTALRHTAYDKTRRDRKIEYSDDVSQVSGINLDSVSVPFSDTAVAGLERSMAARAFKKLPERWQAVLWHTEIEGQSPAEVAPLLGLSPNGVSALAYRAREGLKQAYLQVHLAESADQRCRATAERLGAWVRGGLSKREKAQVEAHLDECDRCRALAAELADVNSGLRLFIAPLVLGPMAVAGYLGAAKTTAAVTAGVAAGASGGGILSAITGAPRQAMTVAVSGAALVAAVVVGLAATPGPQQVPAAAAATNSPTTAPRPTSPAPQVPPSPTPPEPATTTPEPTTPEPTTTEPTTTAPTTTTAPTTTTEPPPTTTTTEPPPPTRPNLTASGPGSAVSLTPGTATDVPITVTNSGDGVSEPVVAVLPLPGGVRAVPGPDRLTAPPLLRLNAEAITIGCPGGVGRVTCTSERGLQPGETVTLVYRLIADDAQLTAQIAGTLSAGTQIEVPFTIGIEVTPLPDGVQLTAALDDQGLVERLVPWGREVRVAAWATNTGQSTKAVAVTLDRKARILSSDRDVVCTTGEDFLNCVSSTSLKPGERLKIVAGTQVHRKDERGKRTVTVTALLGTATDSKTIKLPWHPICCEHDHTRPPTTTTTTSPPTTATTPTQPPTTTTTKPTTGPTVTTTRPTPTVTTTTTQKPKPTTTTKPPHKPLISICLEIGLRGWKGLDLDC